The following coding sequences lie in one Sorghum bicolor cultivar BTx623 chromosome 6, Sorghum_bicolor_NCBIv3, whole genome shotgun sequence genomic window:
- the LOC8057461 gene encoding PLAT domain-containing protein 3, with product MAVNALSFAVLLSLVILVRFTLLLPLSPDDQAVVPLQSSAVDAAGSYDDDYRCVYPIYVETGSIWKAGTDAVISLALGAADGAGFTILDLARWGGLMGAGHDYYERGNVDIFSDRAPCLPSPPCRMNLTSDGYGPHHGWYCKSVEVTATGHHATATCAKAGFGVQQWLASDAPPYQLYAERSVCAKSDAEE from the exons ATGGCCGTCAATGCACTCTCCTTCGCCGTCCTCCTTTCCTTGGTGATCTTGGTACGTTTCACTCTCTTACT ACCACTGTCGCCGGACGACCAGGCGGTGGTGCCGCTGCAGAGCTCTGCCGTCGACGCGGCCGGGAGCTACGACGACGACTACAGGTGCGTGTACCCGATCTACGTGGAGACGGGGTCGATCTGGAAGGCCGGGACGGACGCCGTGATCAGCCTGGCTCTCGGGGCCGCCGACGGCGCCGGCTTCACCATCCTGGACCTGGCCCGGTGGGGCGGGCTCATGGGCGCCGGCCACGACTACTACGAGCGCGGCAACGTGGACATCTTCAGCGACCGGGCGCCCTGCCTGCCGTCGCCGCCGTGCCGGATGAACCTCACCTCCGACGGCTACGGCCCGCACCACGGCTGGTACTGCAAGTCCGTGGAGGTCACCGCCACTGGGCACCACGCCACGGCCACGTGCGCCAAGGCCGGGTTCGGCGTCCAGCAGTGGCTCGCCAGCGACGCGCCGCCGTACCAGCTCTACGCCGAGCGTAGCGTCTGCGCGAAGAGTGACGCGGAGGAGTGA
- the LOC8073411 gene encoding protein SPA, chloroplastic: MATSSSSLTTLHSRFLSSTPSSPYMAALLPRRRSAGARRYPRIRAIDLDQNTIVAISVGVVSIAVGIGVPVFYETQIDNAAKRENTQPCFPCSGSGAQVCRFCTGKGIVTVVLGAGETEESQCVNCEGIGSLTCTTCQGTGIQPRYLDRREFKDDD, from the exons ATGGCCACTTCCTCCTCGTCGCTCACGACGCTCCACTCCCGCTTCCTCTCTTCCACTCCTTCCTCGCCCTACATGGCGGCGCTGCTGCCCCGACGGCGAAGTGCCGGGGCGCGGCGGTACCCTCGCATCCGGGCCATTGACCTCGACCAGAACACG ATTGTGGCCATTTCGGTGGGCGTCGTCAGCATCGCCGTGGGAATAGGTGTCCCAGTGTTCTACGAGACTCAAATCGACAATGCC GCAAAGAGGGAGAATACACAGCCGTGCTTCCCCTGCAGTGGTTCTGGCGCGC AGGTATGCAGGTTTTGCACTGGAAAGGGCATTGTTACTGTAGTGCTTGGTGCAGGCGAGACTGAAGAGTCACAGTGCGTCAACTGCGAGGGCATCGGCTctttgacatgcactacatgcCAAGGCACTGGAATCCAACCACGCTATCTTGACCGCAG GGAGTTCAAGGATGACGACTGA